A window of Gammaproteobacteria bacterium contains these coding sequences:
- a CDS encoding tandem-95 repeat protein, which produces IPVTGDTNVEGDENFSVTLSTPTGATLDPAAATGTGTITEDDSLTLSINDASVIEGDIGNQVLTFTVSLSGPSNMPVSVDFTTVDGTATTADNDFTAQTGTLTFAPGETELFISVVTNGDVAVEESETLTVELSNASIGTIADNSGQGTIINDDGAGISIDDVTIVETDSGTLNMVFTVSLDQTSPINISVDFVTTDITATAGSDYTAVSGTLTFAPGITTQTITVPVIADTLVEDDETFTIDLSNPSNGNIIDSQGLATITDDDQAGLSVSDATLTEGNSGNTDMIFTVSLDQPLTQDVTVDVNTVDVTATAGTDYIAVASTVTIPAGQTEVTVNVPVIGDTDVEGDETFTLELSNPVNADIVDASAAGVILDDDVAIGNSVVAVDDSSSTPLDTAVSIPVLANDYDPEGDNFIITTVSDPANGSVFFTPDGTLIYTPDAGFTGSDSFTYTIRDENIDEALDTATVTVTVGGNSVTATADSAVTQTDTPVDIAVLVNDFDPNGDDFSLTAIFSQPANGTVMINADGTVTYTPNAGYAGQDTFTYEITDALGNTDMAQVTVVIDDDVPQATDDYRETPQNTPAEIDVLANDIDPQGDSLSVVATTEPANGSIVVNADGTITYTPNSDFFGHDTFTYTIDDGNGNQDIATVVIFVPQNGNLSGTAWLDSNLDTVIDADEPLVEGWTVNLLSADGTVVGTTTTDANGDYSFPGIEPGAGYVIQLVHPETAQVFASTDPITIEPGENEEDVDLPIDPSGVVYDAISRAPIAGALVQIINAGTGQALPDVCLGQGQQDQTTGSDGYYQFDVFAAADPICPTGATYRLVVTSPDGYQPAPSTLILAQPGAYDALSGQANAIVGFPNAPQAGQDTTYYFDFILETGDGDVVNNHIPLDPVGLDATIRLIKRAQSPDAVVGDLVRYTITAENTGSTDLVDGRITDTPAAGFNFVTGSARVSPTQNNFSESVNGRTIQFNNLDIDAGETISVSYVMRVGAGVTRGDYINRAIMDNGFAVNVSNEATATVRITADPDIDETTIVGKVFDDRDGDGFQDPGIATGVFIQGGFDVNAYVPNSTTVDYGNGPESLNDSNATLIRGINVGTIRDRISYQSEPPHVVIRQRLRNIMSLSDIRVTTAEGTRTNLTTAGSFFNDHYGDKARGLTAQDITIARQVTQLGNGEVELAVTVTNHGTTEAGIPGVRLATVEGLLVETDAYGRYHLAGIDGGAAERGRNFIIKVDAATLPRGTSFTTENPRVMRITGGLMNQFDFGVQLPKARTQSIEVKLGEVFFAKGNSDVSPRFTPMLAQLGQRLRQSDGGVLTIAGHSDCEAAGGSAESCDHLAQKRAKNIYNLLRPHLGEEMICKVSFRSRSRTYSPEECGGAL; this is translated from the coding sequence GGCCTAGTAATATGCCAGTGAGCGTGGACTTTACCACTGTGGATGGAACGGCCACAACGGCGGATAATGATTTCACCGCCCAAACCGGCACATTGACGTTTGCACCGGGAGAAACCGAACTGTTCATCAGTGTTGTGACCAATGGCGATGTAGCAGTCGAGGAAAGTGAAACCTTAACGGTTGAATTGAGCAATGCCAGTATCGGCACGATTGCTGACAACAGTGGGCAGGGCACAATCATCAATGATGACGGTGCCGGAATTTCCATTGATGATGTCACAATCGTTGAGACCGATAGTGGCACGCTTAATATGGTCTTTACCGTTAGTCTGGATCAGACCAGCCCGATAAATATAAGCGTAGACTTTGTTACGACGGATATTACGGCAACAGCTGGCAGTGATTACACAGCGGTCAGTGGTACTCTGACTTTTGCGCCAGGCATAACCACCCAGACCATTACAGTGCCGGTTATTGCAGATACCCTGGTTGAGGACGATGAGACCTTTACTATTGATCTGAGTAATCCTTCCAACGGCAACATTATTGACTCGCAAGGCCTTGCAACGATTACAGATGATGATCAGGCGGGACTCAGTGTTTCGGATGCTACATTGACCGAAGGAAACTCAGGCAACACTGACATGATCTTTACAGTCAGTCTTGACCAGCCACTCACACAGGATGTAACGGTAGATGTAAACACTGTTGATGTCACGGCAACAGCAGGTACTGATTACATAGCTGTAGCATCTACAGTTACGATTCCTGCCGGACAAACTGAAGTTACCGTTAATGTACCGGTCATTGGTGACACCGACGTCGAAGGTGACGAAACCTTTACGCTTGAATTAAGCAATCCGGTCAATGCCGACATTGTGGATGCGAGTGCTGCAGGCGTGATCCTTGATGACGATGTTGCGATTGGTAACAGCGTAGTTGCTGTTGATGACAGTTCATCAACGCCATTGGATACCGCCGTATCAATTCCGGTACTGGCCAACGATTACGATCCTGAAGGGGACAACTTCATTATCACTACAGTGAGTGATCCGGCCAATGGTTCGGTATTCTTCACTCCGGATGGTACCTTGATCTATACCCCGGATGCAGGCTTTACCGGTTCAGATTCTTTCACATATACCATTCGCGATGAAAACATTGATGAAGCACTCGATACCGCAACGGTAACAGTGACTGTTGGTGGCAATAGCGTGACCGCAACCGCGGACAGTGCTGTCACACAAACGGATACGCCAGTTGATATCGCAGTTCTGGTCAATGACTTTGATCCGAACGGTGACGACTTCAGCCTCACGGCAATCTTCAGTCAGCCTGCGAATGGCACAGTCATGATCAATGCTGATGGCACAGTGACCTACACACCAAATGCGGGATATGCGGGTCAAGACACTTTCACCTACGAAATCACTGACGCCTTGGGTAACACTGACATGGCACAGGTTACGGTTGTGATTGATGACGATGTGCCACAGGCAACCGATGATTACCGTGAAACACCACAAAACACACCGGCCGAAATCGATGTGCTGGCTAATGACATTGATCCACAAGGTGATAGCTTGAGTGTGGTCGCAACCACAGAACCTGCAAACGGCAGCATCGTGGTCAATGCCGATGGCACGATCACATACACACCAAACTCTGATTTCTTCGGACACGACACCTTTACCTACACGATTGATGACGGAAACGGTAATCAGGATATTGCGACTGTTGTTATCTTTGTTCCACAAAACGGTAATCTCTCCGGTACTGCATGGCTGGATTCAAACCTGGATACAGTCATTGATGCCGATGAGCCGCTGGTCGAAGGTTGGACAGTCAATCTGTTGAGTGCTGACGGCACTGTTGTAGGAACGACTACTACCGACGCCAACGGAGATTACTCCTTCCCGGGCATCGAGCCGGGTGCTGGTTATGTTATTCAGCTTGTCCATCCGGAAACTGCACAAGTCTTTGCTTCAACAGATCCGATCACTATTGAGCCGGGTGAAAATGAAGAAGATGTCGATCTGCCGATCGATCCGAGTGGTGTGGTCTATGACGCTATAAGCCGTGCACCAATTGCCGGGGCATTGGTACAAATTATTAATGCGGGTACTGGCCAGGCCTTACCGGATGTATGTCTGGGTCAGGGACAACAAGACCAAACCACAGGCAGCGACGGTTATTATCAATTCGACGTCTTTGCTGCTGCCGACCCGATCTGTCCGACTGGTGCAACTTATCGTCTGGTAGTAACTTCACCAGATGGTTATCAGCCAGCACCGTCAACCTTGATCCTGGCCCAACCTGGTGCTTATGATGCCTTGAGCGGTCAGGCCAATGCGATCGTAGGCTTCCCGAATGCACCACAAGCCGGTCAAGACACCACTTACTACTTCGACTTTATTCTTGAGACGGGCGATGGTGATGTGGTCAATAACCATATCCCACTGGATCCAGTGGGACTGGATGCGACTATCCGCTTGATCAAGCGAGCGCAAAGTCCGGATGCCGTAGTAGGTGATTTGGTTCGCTATACCATTACCGCCGAGAATACTGGCAGCACTGACCTGGTGGATGGTCGGATTACCGATACCCCGGCTGCAGGATTCAATTTTGTCACAGGCTCGGCACGCGTTAGCCCAACACAAAACAACTTCAGTGAGTCGGTGAATGGTCGAACTATCCAGTTCAACAACCTGGACATAGATGCGGGTGAAACCATTAGCGTGAGTTATGTGATGCGCGTTGGCGCCGGCGTGACACGCGGTGATTATATTAACCGTGCGATTATGGATAACGGTTTTGCTGTTAATGTCAGTAATGAAGCCACGGCAACGGTTCGCATAACCGCTGATCCGGATATTGATGAAACCACGATTGTGGGTAAAGTCTTTGATGATCGCGATGGTGACGGCTTCCAGGATCCGGGAATTGCTACCGGCGTATTCATTCAGGGTGGATTCGATGTGAATGCTTATGTGCCAAACAGCACAACCGTTGATTATGGCAATGGTCCTGAGTCATTAAATGACTCGAACGCCACCTTAATACGCGGAATAAATGTTGGCACTATCCGTGACCGCATTAGTTATCAGAGCGAACCGCCGCACGTGGTAATTCGTCAGCGTTTGAGAAATATCATGAGCTTGAGTGATATTAGGGTTACAACTGCTGAAGGCACGCGCACTAACTTAACCACGGCAGGATCCTTCTTCAATGATCACTACGGTGACAAGGCACGGGGCTTGACGGCACAAGACATCACAATTGCCAGACAGGTAACCCAGTTGGGTAATGGCGAAGTTGAATTGGCCGTTACAGTCACCAACCACGGAACCACTGAAGCCGGAATTCCGGGTGTTCGATTGGCCACCGTGGAAGGACTCTTAGTCGAGACTGACGCGTACGGCCGTTATCACCTGGCTGGTATCGATGGCGGAGCGGCGGAACGCGGACGCAACTTTATTATTAAAGTTGACGCTGCAACCTTGCCTCGTGGAACCAGTTTCACCACCGAGAATCCACGCGTGATGCGAATAACCGGTGGCTTGATGAACCAGTTCGACTTTGGTGTTCAACTGCCAAAAGCCCGCACCCAGAGTATCGAGGTGAAACTTGGTGAAGTATTCTTCGCCAAGGGCAACAGTGATGTCTCACCACGCTTTACTCCAATGCTGGCACAGCTTGGGCAACGCTTGCGCCAGAGTGATGGTGGTGTGCTGACTATTGCCGGTCACAGCGACTGTGAAGCCGCCGGTGGCAGTGCTGAGTCTTGTGATCATCTTGCACAAAAACGCGCAAAAAATATTTACAACTTGCTAAGACCGCATCTTGGAGAGGAAATGATCTGTAAAGTGAGTTTCCGATCGAGGTCGCGAACCTACTCCCCTGAAGAATGCGGGGGTGCGCTATGA